The segment TACAAAATTTAAGAACTGCTTCTGAAATGTATTATTTTACAACTGGAGAAACTTTAGGAAAAGATAAATTAGATGGCAATTTATCAAGTACAGAATTAGAAAAATTAAAAGATTATATTTCAGGTGGATATAAGGAGCTTTTAAATAGTAATGAGGGAGAAGGAAAAGAGATAGTTTGTGAGATAGGTGGAAGTAGAAATGAAAAAATAGACACTCCAGGGGAAGCAGACTCTGTTATAACTTATGGAGGTAAAGTTAAATTTACTTTTAAAGCTCCTGATGGAGAAAAATCTGATGGAATAAAATTATGGATATTACCAGAAAATGGGGTAGGAGCTTATACAATAAAAGGGGAAAAATGGACAGAGTTATAATAGAAAT is part of the Fusobacterium sp. FSA-380-WT-3A genome and harbors:
- a CDS encoding type II secretion system protein — encoded protein: MNSKEKGFSLIEVLVVLGIIGLFASFLTPKVSNYLALGKDTKVITTLQNLRTASEMYYFTTGETLGKDKLDGNLSSTELEKLKDYISGGYKELLNSNEGEGKEIVCEIGGSRNEKIDTPGEADSVITYGGKVKFTFKAPDGEKSDGIKLWILPENGVGAYTIKGEKWTEL